AAAAGCGCCATAACTGCTGCTGCTCGGGCCTTCATCTCGCCCATGGCTTTGATTTCTCTTCCCACATGAGCTCGGCCTTCCTGTTGAGGTAACCATGCATCCCCCCTTCTCTTCTTTTCGATCTCCTTTATCTAGTTGATTCGGTTGGATATGCTCTGTGTGTCCATTCTTGGGCTTGAATCTTTTAAGGCTTAGCTTCTGCCCCAAATTTTGCCAAGGGGTTCCCCTGAAGTCAGTTTTTTCATCCACAATCACCATACTGTGTGTTTTCGAGTGACAGCAATTGAGGTTTTCCTGCTTGGATTGTTTTGTTTTTAGACTTTTAAAAAGTATGATTTCGAACCTAGTGAGAAGAGTAGACCACTTTTTAGGGGAAACATCAAAATAAAAGGCAAGTTGTCCACCAATTTCTTTTGTAGATGTGGAATCATCATTCAGGACTGTTGCTCCACAGGTCAAAAAATTGGACTGTTGCTCCATGTGTTTCCTCTTGGTgtgaatttgtcaagcacaaatgtATACTAATGTTTACTTGATTTCTTTCCTAAACGTTCTGTTTGTACGTTCTGGATCTTCCCCTGTGAGATATATATTGGCTACTTCTATTGAGCTAAATTCTCgcactcttttcttcttcttcttatttgcaCTACTATTGGAAAGAAATTATTGAGCCGGCTTTGTCTATATCTGTCTTCTGGTACTGTTCTCAACTTTCGGTGATGCCAGGAACTTCACTTTACTAAAGTTCTTGCAATTGTTAGTGGTGTTCTCTTACTCAGACACATGGATGTTCTGCCTTCTATCAATGAGCTTTTGTTCAAATTGCATGATTCAGTTTACTGAATTATCAACTTCTTTTTTGCTGCCATTTCAGGTTTTGTGGCTCTCTAGGTGTGCCTTCTTCATTAAACAATAGCACGATCCTAAGATCCTCAATTTTCCCGATGTTTCCTTACCCCAAAGTCCAAGAAAATAACAATGTTCTTGCTCTATACAACTGCCCCCCTGTAGCACATTGATGTAAGGGAGTCCCCAATTATTTTATCCTGGTACACCAATCACCGCAATGGTGCTCCCAACCTTACCGGTTACCCTCACATTCCTCACACTGTTAGCCCTCTTGTCGATTGCCAAGGCGGCTGATAACAACTCCACAACCTCTGGCCTCATCCTCCTAAATTGCGGAGAATCTACCCaagacgatgatgatggtggtCGTTCTTGGGATGGGGACACCGGCTCCATATTCGCGCCATCAATGAAAGGAGATGCAGCCATTGCTTTAGGTCAACCCCCTTCACTCACCCCCAGGGTTCCTTATACAACTGCACGCATCTTTACTTCAAATTACACCTATTCCTTCCCTGTCAGTCCAGGCCGAATGTTCTTACGCCTATACTTCCTTTCAACTGCTTACGAATACTATGCTGTCTCAGATGCCGTCTTCGGAGTCACGGCACGGAATCTTGTCCTCTTAAAAGACTTCAATGCTTTGCAAACAGCTCAGGCGATCACTTCTGCCTACCTTGTGCGTGAATTCTCGGTGAATGTTTCTTCAGGCAGCTTGGACCTCACCTTTGCACCATCAGCACATCAGTATGGGTCTTATGCATTTGTGAATGGCATTGAGATTGTGCCCACGCCTGACATCTTTGCAACACCTGACATAAGATTTGTCAGCGGTGATAACACATCTCCATTCACATTCGACGCTGACATGAGCCTCCAGACTATGTACCGGCTCAATGTCAGGGGCCCAGCCATTTCCCCGAAAGGTGACTCGGGCTTTTACCGCTCATGGGCCAATGATGCCCCATACATACTTGGTGGCTTTGGGTTGACCTTTTGGAAAAATGATAATTTGACTATCAGTTATACATCTagagtgccgaattacaccgccccAGTTGATGTCTATGGTACAGCTCGGTCCATGGGGCCAACTGCACAGATCAACCTGAACTACAACCTTACATGGATTTTACCGGTTGATGCGGGTTTCTTTTACCTCCTAAGGTTTCATTTCTGTGAGATTAAGTATCCTATTACCAAGGTGAATCAGAGGTCGTTCTTCATCTACATCAACAACCAGACAGCGCAGGAGCAAATGGATGTCATCTTCCGGAGCGGAGGAATCGGTAGACCAACGTACACTGAATATGTTATCATGGCTATTGGTTCTGGTCAGGTGGACATGTGGATTGCACTTCACCCTGATCTTTCAAGTAAACCACAGTATTCTGATGCAATACTGAATGGTCTCGAGGTCTTCAAGCTACAGAATTACGGACCGAGCAATCTTGCTGGGCTCAATCCTCCACTTCCGCAAAAGCCTGATGTGAATCCTAATAGGCTATCTAGCGGTGAAAGAAAAACCAAAGGTGGCATACAAGCAACCATCGGTGGTACTGCTGGTGGTTTTGCTTTATTGTTGATTGCCCTTTTCAGCATGTGTGTTATCTACAGACGGAAGAAGGCAGCGAAGAGTCCCGGCAAGACCGACTATGGACATGTGAAGCATCCAACTAAATGCATAAAGTCTACATGTGATCTTGTACGTCATTTCTCATTTGCTAAAATTCAAGTTGCCACCAAAGACTTTGATGAAGCACTTATCATCGGCAGAGGCGGTTTCGGGAATGTCTACATCGGCGATATAGATGGAGGGACAAAGGTGGCGATCAAGCGATGTGACCAGAAATCCCAACAAGGCTTTCATGAGTTCCAGACTGAAATCGAGATGCTGTGCAATTTCCGCCATCGCCACCTTGTGTCTCTGATTGGCTATTGTGAGGAGAAGAATGAGATGATTCTGGTGTATGACTACATGGCTCATGGAACACTGCGTGAGCATTTGTACAACACCAGGAACCCACCACTGCCGTGGCAGCAGCGCCTTGAGATTTGCATCGGTGCAGCCCGAGGACTGCATTACCTCCACACCGGCGTAGAGCAAGGAATCATCCACTGTGACGTCAAGACCACCAACATCCTACTGGATGATAGGTTAATGGCAAAGGTTTCCGACTTCGGTTTGTTTAAGGCTAGTCCAGACATTGGCAACACCCACATGAGCACTGCTGTTAAGGGCACCTTTGGATATCTTGATCCGGAGTACTTCCGGCAGCAGCGTCTCACCAAAAAATCAGATGTGTACTCCTTCGGGGTTGTGTTGT
The Triticum dicoccoides isolate Atlit2015 ecotype Zavitan chromosome 3A, WEW_v2.0, whole genome shotgun sequence genome window above contains:
- the LOC119266951 gene encoding receptor-like protein kinase FERONIA isoform X2, yielding MVLPTLPVTLTFLTLLALLSIAKAADNNSTTSGLILLNCGESTQDDDDGGRSWDGDTGSIFAPSMKGDAAIALDAVFGVTARNLVLLKDFNALQTAQAITSAYLVREFSVNVSSGSLDLTFAPSAHQYGSYAFVNGIEIVPTPDIFATPDIRFVSGDNTSPFTFDADMSLQTMYRLNVRGPAISPKGDSGFYRSWANDAPYILGGFGLTFWKNDNLTISYTSRVPNYTAPVDVYGTARSMGPTAQINLNYNLTWILPVDAGFFYLLRFHFCEIKYPITKVNQRSFFIYINNQTAQEQMDVIFRSGGIGRPTYTEYVIMAIGSGQVDMWIALHPDLSSKPQYSDAILNGLEVFKLQNYGPSNLAGLNPPLPQKPDVNPNRLSSGERKTKGGIQATIGGTAGGFALLLIALFSMCVIYRRKKAAKSPGKTDYGHVKHPTKCIKSTCDLVRHFSFAKIQVATKDFDEALIIGRGGFGNVYIGDIDGGTKVAIKRCDQKSQQGFHEFQTEIEMLCNFRHRHLVSLIGYCEEKNEMILVYDYMAHGTLREHLYNTRNPPLPWQQRLEICIGAARGLHYLHTGVEQGIIHCDVKTTNILLDDRLMAKVSDFGLFKASPDIGNTHMSTAVKGTFGYLDPEYFRQQRLTKKSDVYSFGVVLFETLCARPVINTELPYEQVSLRDWVVSCRKKGVLEEIVDPCVKEEITLECFRIFAEIAEKCVADRSIDRPSMGDVLWNLEVALQLQDSASYNTSCAEGASSLQISGVHSGKPSTNSTISVAAQEAIFSDIAHPEGR
- the LOC119266951 gene encoding receptor-like protein kinase FERONIA isoform X1, with the protein product MVLPTLPVTLTFLTLLALLSIAKAADNNSTTSGLILLNCGESTQDDDDGGRSWDGDTGSIFAPSMKGDAAIALGQPPSLTPRVPYTTARIFTSNYTYSFPVSPGRMFLRLYFLSTAYEYYAVSDAVFGVTARNLVLLKDFNALQTAQAITSAYLVREFSVNVSSGSLDLTFAPSAHQYGSYAFVNGIEIVPTPDIFATPDIRFVSGDNTSPFTFDADMSLQTMYRLNVRGPAISPKGDSGFYRSWANDAPYILGGFGLTFWKNDNLTISYTSRVPNYTAPVDVYGTARSMGPTAQINLNYNLTWILPVDAGFFYLLRFHFCEIKYPITKVNQRSFFIYINNQTAQEQMDVIFRSGGIGRPTYTEYVIMAIGSGQVDMWIALHPDLSSKPQYSDAILNGLEVFKLQNYGPSNLAGLNPPLPQKPDVNPNRLSSGERKTKGGIQATIGGTAGGFALLLIALFSMCVIYRRKKAAKSPGKTDYGHVKHPTKCIKSTCDLVRHFSFAKIQVATKDFDEALIIGRGGFGNVYIGDIDGGTKVAIKRCDQKSQQGFHEFQTEIEMLCNFRHRHLVSLIGYCEEKNEMILVYDYMAHGTLREHLYNTRNPPLPWQQRLEICIGAARGLHYLHTGVEQGIIHCDVKTTNILLDDRLMAKVSDFGLFKASPDIGNTHMSTAVKGTFGYLDPEYFRQQRLTKKSDVYSFGVVLFETLCARPVINTELPYEQVSLRDWVVSCRKKGVLEEIVDPCVKEEITLECFRIFAEIAEKCVADRSIDRPSMGDVLWNLEVALQLQDSASYNTSCAEGASSLQISGVHSGKPSTNSTISVAAQEAIFSDIAHPEGR